The DNA segment CTGCAGCGCGGTCAACGCGAGGACTTTATCCGCCACGGCCACGGCCGCGACGGTTCCCGCCGAGATTTTGAGAAACTGTCTCCGTGAAACGGAAACCTGCATAATAGCTACCTCCTTGTGAGGCACATGAGTCCCTCATGCACCTGTTCGTACGACTTCACTACACTCACACGAATGCAAGTTCGTCTGGTGGACCTCCTTTCCGCGTGTCGAATTGGAAACATTCGTCCCTCACAATTCGAAAATGTCGAGCGGGCATTCGCTCGGCGTAGGAAGATATTACAATTCGCATGCCGTCATGGTCGTAAACGGCAGCAATGTTACCTGCGGGGATAGCTTGAGTTGGTTAATAAAATCAGCTATTTGCGTGGTCGTCTTGGTGGCGTGAGAGTGGGGGAAATGTTGTTAGAACTGGTGGGGTCAGAAAGTACTGACTGCTGTGGGGGGGTGAAATGCATAAGATATTGATATATTTTAGTTATTTTGTGTCTGTAAATGCGGACGCGCCCACATATCGCTAAAAAGTATCATGAAAACAATTTGTTACGACATCTTCGCTGTATGTGGTGTCATGATTGTCTGACACCGTTATTTCTCGTCTTTTGTGTAGCGGCGCATGATCTCATGGAAGTAGGAACGGGGAAGGCCGGAGTCCTGTGCGGCATGGGTGACGTTGCCTTGGTGAATGGTCAGTTTGGTCGAGATATACCGCCGGTTGAATGCTTCTAGGACCTGTTCCTTCGCCTTGGCATAGGGAAGGTGGAGGTAGTCCTCGTCGGGGAGCTCTCTCTGACGGTGATCGGGAACCGCCAACATGCCTGCTACATCGGCAATGCCGATACGATCTCCCTTGGCCAGCATGACGGCTCTCTCCATCACGTTCCGCAGTTCCCGCACGTTGCCCGGCCATGGGTAGGCGACCAGTTCCGTGACTGCCGTGGGGTGAAGATCCTCCACATGTTTGGAAAACTCCTTGGCGTAGCGGGCGATGAAGTGCCGGGCCAGCACGGGAATGTCTTCTGTCCGCTCCCGCAAGGGGGGCACGCGGATAACCATGACGTTGAGGCGGAAAAAGAGATCCTTCCTGAACTCGTTTCGCTGTACCTTCTCGGCAAGATCCTGATTCGTTGCGGCAACGAAGCGGACATTGACCTTCCGTTGCTGGGTACTGCCGACTGCACGGACTTCCCCAGCTTCCAGAACGCGCAGCAGCTTGGCTTGCAGGTTCGCCGGCAAGTCGCCGATTTCATCCAGAAAGACGGTCCCGTGACTTCCTGACTCGATCAGGCCGGTTCGGTCGGAAACTGCGCCGGTAAACGCGCCGCGGACATGCCCGAACAGTTCGCTCTCTACGGTGCCTTCTGAAAACGTGGTGCAATCCACGACTTGAAACGGTCCGTCGCTGTCGAGGCTCCGCTCGTGA comes from the Nitrospira sp. genome and includes:
- a CDS encoding twin-arginine translocation signal domain-containing protein; the encoded protein is MQVSVSRRQFLKISAGTVAAVAVADKVLALTALQ
- a CDS encoding sigma-54-dependent Fis family transcriptional regulator, with the translated sequence MASTKQKSFTILLVEDDAGDVDLFLRTVEPELPRHEDDEITLVINATAEGAIERLQKDAVDLIIADVRLPGISGIELLRRVQDLNRRIPVIMLSRVDATETVIDAMRHGAFDYVVKPYDAMDLAARIHRAMRMSEILLQATPDEPVAPRIPFKNLVGVSAPIRNVMAMIEAIARVPSTTLIIGETGTGKELIAKAIHERSLDSDGPFQVVDCTTFSEGTVESELFGHVRGAFTGAVSDRTGLIESGSHGTVFLDEIGDLPANLQAKLLRVLEAGEVRAVGSTQQRKVNVRFVAATNQDLAEKVQRNEFRKDLFFRLNVMVIRVPPLRERTEDIPVLARHFIARYAKEFSKHVEDLHPTAVTELVAYPWPGNVRELRNVMERAVMLAKGDRIGIADVAGMLAVPDHRQRELPDEDYLHLPYAKAKEQVLEAFNRRYISTKLTIHQGNVTHAAQDSGLPRSYFHEIMRRYTKDEK